One Meriones unguiculatus strain TT.TT164.6M chromosome 5, Bangor_MerUng_6.1, whole genome shotgun sequence DNA segment encodes these proteins:
- the Necap1 gene encoding adaptin ear-binding coat-associated protein 1, whose amino-acid sequence MATELEYESVLCVKPDVSVYRIPPRASNRGYRASDWKLDQPDWSGRLRITSKGKVAYIKLEDKVSGELFAQAPVEQYPGIAVETVTDSSRYFVIRIQDGTGRSAFIGIGFTDRGDAFDFNVSLQDHFKWVKQETEISKESQEMDNRPKLDLGFKEGQTIKLSIGNITTKKGGAPKPRTSGTGGLSLLPPPPGGKVTIPPPSSVAISNHVTPPPIPKSNHGGNDADILLDLDSPAPVTTSAPAPVSTSNDLWGDFSTASSSVPNQAPQPSNWVQF is encoded by the exons atggcgaccgAGCTGGAATACGAGTCTGTGCTGTGCGTGAAGCCCGACGTCAGCGTCTACCGGATTCCGCCGCGGGCCTCCAACCGCGGCTACAG GGCGTCTGACTGGAAGTTAGATCAACCTGATTGGAGTGGTCGCCTGCGAATCACTTCAAAAGGGAAGGTTGCCTATATCAAACTGGAGGATAAAGTTTCAG GGGAGCTCTTCGCTCAGGCCCCGGTAGAGCAGTACCCTGGCATTGCTGTGGAGACGGTGACAGATTCCAGCCGCTACTTTGTCATCAGGATCCAGGATGGCACCG GGCGCAGCGCGTTTATTGGCATCGGATTCACAGATCGGGGAGATGCCTTCGACTTCAACGTGTCCCTGCAAGATCACTTCAA ATGGGTAAAGCAGGAAACCGAGATTTCTAAAGAATCACAGGAAATGGATAATCGTCCCAAATTGGATTTAGGCTTCAAGGAAGGACAGACCATCAAGTTGAGTATTGGG AACATTACAACCAAGAAAGGAGGTGCTCCTAAGCCCCGGACCTCAGGGACTGGGGGCCTGAGCTTACTTCCCCCTCCACCTGGAGGCAAAGTCACTATTCCTCCCCCATCCTCAGTTGCCATCAGCAACCACGTCACCCCACCGCCTATTCCAAAATCTAACCACGGAGGTAATGATGCAG ATATCCTCTTAGATTTGGATTCCCCTGCTCCTGTCACGACTTCAGCACCAGCTCCAGTTTCTACAAGCAATGACTTGTGGGGAGACTTCAGCACTGCATCCAG CTCTGTTCCAAACCAGGCACCTCAGCCATCCAACTGGGTCCAGTTTTGA